Part of the Novosphingobium sp. KA1 genome is shown below.
AAATTCGTGTTTTCTCAAGGTACGTTCCGCGTCGGAATGCGGAAGTCGTGCTTTCGATTTGTGAGGTGTGTCGGTTTATGCAGATTCTCGTTCGCGACAACAACGTCGATCAGGCTCTCCGGGCTCTCAAGAAGAAGCTGCAGCGTGAAGGCGTTTACCGCGAAATGAAGCTGCGTCGCCACTTCGAGAAGCCCTCCGAAAAGCGTGCGCGCGAAAAGGC
Proteins encoded:
- the rpsU gene encoding 30S ribosomal protein S21, whose protein sequence is MQILVRDNNVDQALRALKKKLQREGVYREMKLRRHFEKPSEKRAREKAAAVRRARKLERKRLERDGVK